One genomic window of Hymenobacter sp. J193 includes the following:
- a CDS encoding SMP-30/gluconolactonase/LRE family protein, whose protein sequence is MKLPSLPHVLLALSLWACTTAAPPAARPTASRLADDDATPRLVARQFSFTEGPAVDKAGNVFFTDQPNNRIWKYDTQGQLSVFLEPAGRANGLYFDGQGNLLACADELSQLWSIAPDGKVTVLLRDVQSHRLNGPNDLWVHPTSAGIYFTDPYYQRPYWSRQTPDPALGGQKVYFLPKGQTQPVVVDDQLQQPNGIVGTPDGRQLYVADIGAGKTYRYQIAADGRLTNRQLFVAQGSDGMTIDHEGNVYLTGQGVTVYSPAGQLLQHIDVPAAWTANLCFGGRNRKTLFITASEAVYVLPMRVHGVW, encoded by the coding sequence ATGAAGCTGCCTTCTCTACCGCATGTCCTGCTTGCTCTCAGCCTCTGGGCCTGCACCACGGCCGCGCCGCCCGCTGCCCGCCCGACTGCCAGTCGCCTGGCCGACGACGACGCCACGCCCCGGCTGGTGGCACGGCAGTTTAGCTTCACCGAAGGCCCCGCCGTGGACAAAGCCGGCAACGTGTTCTTCACCGACCAGCCCAACAACCGCATCTGGAAGTACGACACCCAGGGCCAGCTCAGCGTATTTCTGGAGCCGGCCGGCCGCGCCAACGGGTTGTACTTCGACGGGCAGGGCAACCTGCTGGCCTGCGCCGATGAGCTCAGTCAGCTGTGGTCTATTGCCCCCGACGGGAAAGTAACCGTCCTGCTCCGGGACGTGCAAAGCCACCGCCTCAACGGCCCCAACGACCTCTGGGTGCACCCTACCAGCGCGGGCATCTACTTCACCGATCCTTACTACCAGCGGCCCTACTGGTCGCGCCAGACGCCCGACCCGGCTCTGGGCGGCCAGAAGGTGTACTTCCTGCCCAAAGGCCAGACGCAGCCTGTAGTAGTGGATGACCAGTTGCAGCAGCCCAACGGCATCGTGGGCACGCCCGACGGTCGGCAGCTGTACGTGGCCGACATCGGGGCCGGTAAAACCTACCGCTACCAGATTGCCGCCGACGGCCGCCTCACCAACCGGCAGCTGTTTGTGGCCCAGGGCTCCGATGGTATGACCATCGACCACGAGGGCAACGTGTACCTCACCGGCCAGGGCGTGACGGTGTACAGCCCTGCCGGCCAGCTGCTGCAGCACATCGACGTGCCCGCCGCCTGGACGGCCAACCTGTGCTTTGGCGGCCGGAACCGCAAAACCCTGTTCATCACGGCTTCGGAGGCGGTATACGTGCTGCCCATGCGTGTGCACGGGGTGTGGTAA
- a CDS encoding DUF4175 domain-containing protein encodes MSLSSTHTATAQLAPTRLLRAVWQRRFWRQLLALLLPLMGMGGLAGVAFSALPSALVWSGLVLALLLLVGYAWQLSRPNLPLLARQLDRQYPSLEDSTGLLLRPATELQFLEHLQQQRTSEVLRQLLAEPGPLLPVSWRAPLWLTAGLLTVAAGTWAISHRSATTIPTAATAPLHFPAVAEKGKPLVARIISTSITVAPPAYTRQPGFTAAQPSFRCPAGSRVRWLIRVNEPKQPAPQLEIGRRHMGFRPVAGQRGTYAVELVVSQSMLYRVRYAGQVSDDYAIEALPDRAPTVQVQTPKPYTLIEFGTRPQVPVRVAVHDDYGLARARLVATVAQGQGEGVKFREVVQDLTSQLPGQPTRATLSHVLRLPALGLTYGDEVYFYVQLWDTHQQMSRSDSYLVQWEDTTIDDSNMDVSLGVTTVPAYFRSQRQIIIDTEKLLTEKAALTTDQFVARGNEIGHDQKILRLRYGKFMGEEFSESIGENAGAGAEPEADHDEHAGEEPGHDEHQHAPPSGAASAAANTAETAALMEAYVHSHDDAETADFLEPAVKAKLSIVLSQMWEAELRLRTGRPREALPFEYKALRLLKQVQQQTRLYVKKSGFEAPPLPEATLRLTGDLAGAATVPRRSQQSAPPAQPAVRAALRVVSELQTGRPVRPTDAAALEAGGQALALAAQRQPGTYLAALRHLRQLTTELRAGQRRCTTCLAGVEHAFTRLLPAPYTAPTRPAGTTRLTQRYLQELR; translated from the coding sequence ATGAGCCTATCCTCTACGCATACTGCAACCGCGCAGCTTGCGCCCACCCGCTTGTTGCGGGCGGTGTGGCAGCGCCGTTTTTGGCGGCAGTTGCTGGCCTTGTTGCTACCGCTGATGGGTATGGGGGGACTGGCAGGCGTGGCTTTTTCCGCGTTGCCATCGGCGCTGGTTTGGAGTGGCTTGGTGCTGGCACTCCTGCTATTGGTGGGCTACGCTTGGCAGCTCAGCCGCCCCAACCTGCCTTTACTTGCCCGGCAGCTCGACCGACAATATCCTTCCCTGGAAGACAGCACGGGGCTGCTGCTTCGCCCGGCAACTGAGTTGCAGTTCCTGGAACACCTGCAGCAGCAGCGCACCAGTGAGGTTCTGCGCCAGCTGCTGGCCGAACCGGGGCCTTTGCTACCCGTTTCCTGGCGGGCTCCGCTGTGGCTTACGGCGGGTTTGCTAACCGTGGCGGCAGGCACCTGGGCCATAAGTCATCGAAGCGCCACTACCATTCCTACTGCGGCCACCGCGCCCCTGCATTTCCCCGCCGTAGCTGAAAAGGGCAAGCCGCTCGTCGCCCGCATTATTTCCACTTCTATTACGGTTGCACCGCCAGCTTATACCCGGCAGCCTGGTTTCACGGCGGCGCAGCCTTCCTTCCGTTGTCCGGCGGGCTCCCGGGTGCGGTGGCTTATACGCGTGAACGAACCCAAGCAGCCCGCCCCGCAGCTCGAAATTGGTCGGCGGCACATGGGGTTTCGGCCTGTGGCGGGCCAGCGCGGCACGTATGCGGTGGAGTTGGTCGTTTCTCAATCTATGCTGTACCGGGTGCGCTACGCGGGGCAGGTTTCCGATGATTATGCCATCGAAGCCCTACCCGACCGCGCCCCCACCGTGCAGGTGCAGACGCCTAAGCCCTATACCCTGATTGAGTTTGGCACCCGCCCGCAAGTGCCGGTGCGCGTAGCTGTGCACGACGATTACGGTCTGGCGCGGGCCCGCCTGGTAGCCACGGTAGCTCAGGGTCAGGGCGAGGGCGTGAAGTTCCGAGAGGTAGTGCAGGATCTGACCAGCCAGCTGCCAGGCCAGCCTACGCGGGCCACACTGAGCCACGTGCTACGTTTGCCCGCGCTGGGCCTCACCTACGGCGACGAGGTGTACTTCTACGTGCAGCTCTGGGATACGCACCAACAGATGAGCCGCTCCGACAGCTACCTGGTGCAGTGGGAAGACACGACCATAGACGATTCCAATATGGATGTGTCATTGGGCGTGACGACGGTGCCGGCCTACTTCCGTAGCCAGCGCCAGATCATCATCGACACCGAAAAGCTGCTGACGGAAAAGGCGGCTCTTACCACTGACCAGTTCGTGGCGCGCGGCAACGAAATCGGCCACGACCAGAAAATCCTGCGCCTGCGCTATGGCAAGTTCATGGGTGAAGAGTTTTCTGAATCAATCGGGGAAAACGCTGGGGCCGGTGCGGAACCTGAAGCCGATCATGACGAACATGCCGGCGAAGAGCCCGGGCACGACGAACACCAGCACGCCCCACCCTCGGGCGCGGCCTCGGCAGCGGCCAACACCGCCGAAACCGCTGCCCTGATGGAAGCCTACGTACACAGCCACGACGATGCCGAAACAGCCGATTTCCTGGAGCCCGCCGTGAAAGCCAAGCTCAGCATCGTGCTCAGCCAGATGTGGGAAGCCGAGCTTCGCCTGCGTACTGGCCGCCCCCGCGAGGCGCTGCCTTTCGAGTACAAGGCCCTGCGCCTGCTCAAGCAGGTGCAGCAGCAAACCCGTTTGTACGTGAAGAAATCGGGTTTTGAAGCTCCGCCGCTGCCCGAAGCCACCCTGCGCCTGACCGGCGACCTGGCAGGGGCCGCCACGGTGCCCCGCCGCAGTCAGCAAAGTGCACCGCCAGCCCAGCCCGCAGTGCGGGCCGCGCTGCGCGTAGTAAGCGAGCTGCAAACCGGCCGCCCCGTGCGCCCCACCGATGCCGCGGCCCTCGAAGCCGGTGGTCAGGCGCTGGCGCTGGCGGCGCAACGGCAGCCTGGCACGTACCTGGCCGCCTTGCGCCACCTTCGCCAGCTCACGACCGAGCTGCGAGCCGGGCAGCGGCGTTGCACCACCTGTCTGGCGGGGGTGGAGCACGCTTTCACGCGGCTGCTACCGGCGCCGTATACCGCCCCCACCCGGCCCGCCGGCACCACCCGTCTCACTCAACGGTATTTGCAAGAGTTGCGCTGA
- a CDS encoding CehA/McbA family metallohydrolase translates to MKKTSTLLLAACCWAGVARAQAPQTLNYYYGNLHAHSAYSDGNKDESKNHFRTPGQNFGFASASQHFDFLGISEHNHATAGMARANYAKGLRQADSVTVDGKFVALYGMEWGTISGGGHLLVYGVDQLLNWESGNYDVYVPKNDYQALFRQINKRPGAFATLAHPSSGDYGNLAGSAPFSARADSAVVGTVMRSGPAMSTNISYLDPSRSSYESTFQKLLAKGYHVGISLDHDNHYTTFGRNTPGRLVVLAPELTKASLLEAVRARHFYASDDWNAEVRFQLNEQPMGNIVEGEQAAAISVSVTDSDKEALKSLTLLRGTPGSGQLATVVATAPGLGSTLSYTETTAQPGETAYYYAVITQADGDRIVTSPIWYTRMLATAGQAPQTVAAQLDVYPNPGVGPVSVSYFLATPAAVTLEVLDAVGRPVYRLADDERQSAGPHTLQLGTDATPLENGLYIVRLVQNGASSYRRLLIAR, encoded by the coding sequence GTGAAAAAAACCTCTACTCTGTTGCTGGCAGCTTGCTGCTGGGCTGGTGTAGCGCGCGCGCAGGCGCCGCAAACGCTGAACTACTACTACGGCAACCTGCACGCGCACTCTGCCTACTCCGACGGCAACAAGGATGAAAGCAAAAACCACTTCCGTACGCCGGGCCAGAACTTCGGCTTTGCCTCCGCCTCCCAGCACTTCGACTTTCTGGGCATTTCGGAGCACAACCACGCCACGGCCGGTATGGCCCGCGCCAACTACGCCAAGGGCCTGCGCCAGGCCGACAGCGTAACCGTAGACGGCAAGTTTGTGGCGCTGTATGGCATGGAGTGGGGCACCATCTCCGGCGGCGGCCACCTGCTGGTATATGGCGTGGACCAGCTGCTGAACTGGGAAAGCGGCAACTATGACGTGTACGTACCCAAAAACGACTATCAGGCCCTGTTTCGGCAGATCAACAAGCGCCCCGGCGCTTTTGCCACCCTAGCTCACCCCAGCTCCGGCGACTACGGCAACCTGGCTGGCAGCGCCCCCTTCAGCGCCCGCGCCGACAGCGCCGTGGTGGGCACCGTGATGCGCTCCGGGCCGGCTATGTCCACCAACATCAGCTACCTCGACCCTTCCCGCAGCAGCTACGAGTCCACGTTTCAGAAGCTGCTGGCCAAGGGCTACCACGTTGGCATCTCCCTCGACCACGACAACCACTACACCACCTTCGGCCGCAACACGCCCGGCCGCCTGGTGGTGCTGGCGCCCGAGCTTACCAAAGCCAGCCTGCTGGAAGCCGTGCGCGCCCGCCACTTCTACGCCTCCGATGACTGGAACGCCGAAGTGCGCTTTCAACTGAATGAGCAGCCCATGGGCAACATCGTGGAAGGAGAGCAGGCTGCGGCTATCAGCGTCTCGGTAACTGATAGTGATAAGGAGGCGCTGAAGTCGCTCACGCTGCTGCGCGGTACCCCCGGCAGCGGGCAGCTGGCCACGGTAGTAGCCACAGCCCCCGGCCTGGGCAGCACGCTCAGCTACACCGAAACCACCGCGCAACCCGGCGAAACGGCTTACTACTATGCCGTTATCACCCAGGCCGACGGCGACCGGATAGTAACCTCGCCTATCTGGTACACGCGTATGCTCGCCACGGCCGGCCAGGCTCCGCAAACAGTAGCCGCTCAGCTGGATGTGTACCCGAACCCGGGAGTGGGACCGGTTTCCGTCTCGTATTTCCTGGCCACGCCGGCCGCCGTAACGCTGGAAGTGCTGGATGCAGTGGGCCGGCCGGTTTACCGTCTGGCTGACGATGAGCGCCAAAGCGCCGGCCCGCATACCCTGCAGCTAGGCACCGACGCGACTCCGCTGGAAAACGGCCTTTACATTGTGCGGCTGGTGCAAAACGGGGCCAGCAGCTACCGCCGCCTGCTTATTGCCCGCTAG
- a CDS encoding trypsin-like peptidase domain-containing protein has translation MKTEADYYELFEAYQRGELPEPARTELANRLAADPVLARRYADFDALTGALHAYGQRRLVRGKLTALQTEIDAEAAREETLETGVPTMPTLHISPVERRLREFWGGHRATIAVAASVAVLAVFATLLGIEWWRAVQKPNSYGYTVLRREMDRIKRNQRAINRTLNQIDGVKTPEELNPGKFGGTGFALTTDGYLITSYHVIQGADSLLIESRDRQRYRAEPVFSDVAHDLAILRINDKDFKGFGRLPYSFKRGSADLGERVYTLGYPREDVVFGEGSLSARSGFEGDTAFYQISIPVNPGNSGGPLLDDRGNLIGVISGRQMDVQSAAFATKSSYLMRLVDSLSAAAPGALANVPRTSQLIGSTRAQQVRKLQDFVFVVKVYE, from the coding sequence ATGAAAACGGAAGCCGACTACTACGAGTTATTTGAAGCCTACCAGCGCGGCGAGCTACCCGAGCCTGCCCGGACGGAGCTGGCCAACCGGCTGGCCGCCGACCCCGTGCTGGCCCGCCGCTACGCCGACTTTGACGCCCTCACGGGTGCCCTGCATGCCTACGGGCAGCGCCGACTGGTACGGGGCAAGCTGACAGCCCTTCAGACCGAAATTGACGCGGAAGCTGCCCGGGAGGAAACGCTGGAAACCGGCGTGCCCACCATGCCTACGCTGCACATTTCGCCGGTAGAGCGTCGTTTGCGCGAATTTTGGGGGGGCCACCGCGCCACTATTGCCGTAGCGGCCTCCGTGGCCGTGCTGGCTGTGTTTGCCACGCTACTGGGTATTGAGTGGTGGCGGGCCGTGCAGAAGCCCAACTCCTACGGCTACACGGTGCTGCGCCGCGAAATGGACCGCATCAAGCGCAACCAGCGCGCCATCAACCGCACCCTCAACCAGATTGATGGGGTGAAGACCCCGGAGGAGCTCAACCCCGGCAAGTTTGGCGGCACTGGCTTTGCCCTCACCACTGATGGCTACCTCATTACCAGCTACCACGTCATTCAGGGAGCCGACTCGCTGCTGATTGAAAGCCGCGACCGGCAGCGCTACCGCGCCGAGCCGGTGTTTTCCGACGTAGCCCACGACCTGGCCATTCTGCGCATCAACGACAAGGACTTCAAGGGTTTCGGCCGGCTGCCCTACTCTTTCAAGCGGGGCTCGGCCGACCTGGGTGAGCGGGTTTATACCCTGGGCTACCCCCGTGAGGATGTAGTATTCGGGGAAGGCTCCCTGAGTGCGCGCTCCGGCTTCGAAGGCGACACGGCCTTCTACCAGATCAGCATTCCGGTGAACCCCGGCAACAGCGGCGGCCCGCTGCTCGACGACCGGGGCAACCTGATCGGCGTAATCAGCGGGCGGCAGATGGACGTGCAGAGCGCGGCTTTTGCCACCAAGTCCTCCTACCTCATGCGCCTCGTCGACTCGCTGTCGGCCGCCGCGCCGGGAGCCTTGGCCAATGTGCCACGCACCAGCCAACTGATCGGCAGCACGCGGGCCCAGCAGGTGCGCAAGCTGCAGGACTTCGTGTTTGTGGTGAAAGTCTACGAGTAA
- a CDS encoding RNA polymerase sigma factor — protein MGKGQPSYTDEEFVAAIRRGDDRALAQLYRLHLPMVLHLVQQNSGTEDEAKDVYQEGVMVFYEKVRDGSLELSCQIKTYLYAVCRRLWLKRLAEKGRYGGRLDDHEPYLETGAEADLALAEQRDQQFALMEQALSQLGEPCRSLLEGYYLLDKSMQQLTAEFGYTNADNAKNQKYKCLVRLKKLFFTHYQEEEQF, from the coding sequence ATGGGCAAGGGTCAACCTTCCTATACCGATGAAGAGTTCGTGGCGGCCATCCGCCGCGGCGACGACCGGGCGCTGGCGCAACTCTACCGCCTGCACCTTCCGATGGTTCTTCACCTAGTGCAGCAGAACAGCGGCACCGAGGATGAGGCCAAGGATGTGTACCAGGAGGGCGTGATGGTGTTCTATGAGAAGGTGCGCGACGGTTCCCTGGAACTAAGCTGCCAGATCAAGACTTACCTCTACGCCGTGTGCCGCCGCCTGTGGTTGAAGCGTCTGGCTGAGAAAGGCCGCTACGGCGGCCGCCTCGACGACCACGAACCCTACCTCGAAACCGGAGCCGAGGCCGACTTGGCCCTGGCCGAGCAGCGCGACCAGCAGTTTGCCCTCATGGAGCAGGCGCTGAGCCAGTTGGGAGAGCCGTGCCGCTCGCTTTTGGAAGGATACTACCTGCTCGACAAATCGATGCAGCAGCTCACCGCCGAGTTTGGCTACACCAACGCCGACAACGCTAAAAACCAAAAGTACAAGTGCCTGGTGCGGCTTAAAAAGCTGTTTTTCACCCACTATCAGGAGGAAGAACAGTTCTAG
- a CDS encoding carboxypeptidase-like regulatory domain-containing protein, whose translation MHRASTLFLGLGLLLAPGMLLAQQSAPEPVAASSQAVGCPIVTGTVTDEDNNPLTGATVQVPGLMDAFITNSEGHYMIMTKAPLQKTRG comes from the coding sequence ATGCACCGCGCTTCTACTCTCTTCCTTGGGCTTGGCCTGCTGCTGGCGCCCGGCATGCTTCTGGCGCAGCAATCAGCTCCCGAGCCTGTGGCGGCTTCTTCCCAGGCGGTGGGCTGTCCCATCGTCACGGGCACCGTTACCGATGAAGACAACAACCCCCTCACCGGAGCCACCGTGCAGGTGCCCGGCCTGATGGATGCCTTCATCACCAACTCTGAGGGGCACTACATGATCATGACCAAGGCGCCGCTGCAAAAAACACGCGGCTGA